TCGTAATGTTAATCTTTTTTTTCACTTTAACCATATTTACTTTTTATGCGATGATAAAAGCTTACAAGACCTCAAATAATATTGATAAGAACAGAATTAAATATTTTGCTGTAGCTCTTTTATTAGCATACGGAGTTGGCTCAATTGATTTTCTTTTAATATATGATATTCAGGCAGATTCACTATGGGCGTCTTTCTTTATTCCTTTATTTGCAATTCCATTTACTTATGCCGCTCTTAAATATGAATTAATGGATATTAGGCTTGTTGCAAAAAGAGCCTTTATTTATATAGTCATAAGCGCATTCATTGGTTTTTTACTCGTTTTTCTAAATTATATAAATAATTTAATTATTAGAAGCTCTCCTGGATTTCCTGATTGGATATCTTCTGCTATTTTGGCTCTTTTAACAACTATCGGACTTCTTCTCATTTGGCAGAAAATTCGAGAAGCCGATTTTCTTAAATATGAATTCGTTGACATAATTTCACATAAATTTAGAACGCCCCTTACTGCTATTAAATGGTTTAGCGAACGCTTATTTGAAGCTGTGCCGGAAAACCTTAAAGGAGATGTCAGTGGTATTCAGAAATCTGCAAACAGTCTTATTAATTTAACCAATCTTCTGGCGAATTTATCTTTGACAAGCGGAAAATCATTTGCCTATAATTTTGTTCAATTGGATTTAAATAATCTTATTAAAAAACTGATTTCCGAAACTTCTGAAAGAATTAAAGCAAAAAATATCACAATACCATCCTTGCCTGATTCTACTAATTTTGTTTTAGCGGATGAAGCAAAAATTAAATTTGTTTTTCAAACCTTGCTTGATAATGCGATAAATTACAGTAAGCAAGACGGGAAAGTATCTATTGAAATATCAACTCTAGACGAAAAAGATGTTGTTGTTAAAGTTACTGATTCTGGCATTGGCATTGGTGAAAAAGAAATTAAATATATTTTTACCAAATTTTACAGAACAGATAGTAGCAAAAAAGCCGATACAGAAGGCATGGGAATTGGTCTATTTTTATCACAAAGAATTGTGGAAAAGCATGATGGAAAAATTTGGGTAAAAT
Above is a window of Bacteroidales bacterium DNA encoding:
- a CDS encoding HAMP domain-containing sensor histidine kinase, which translates into the protein MNIHLLLHNILYSFTILLSLSIIVFLFFKAKKDTARITLILAFIAAIIFMTSHAWGISITDSELSRRILMFNLVDIFLPIFTGHCVFAFIGKLKELKYYIISTYVVGVGLLMFFLANPSFFLLTSVPKMYFPNYYVAGPYYFVMLIFFFTLTIFTFYAMIKAYKTSNNIDKNRIKYFAVALLLAYGVGSIDFLLIYDIQADSLWASFFIPLFAIPFTYAALKYELMDIRLVAKRAFIYIVISAFIGFLLVFLNYINNLIIRSSPGFPDWISSAILALLTTIGLLLIWQKIREADFLKYEFVDIISHKFRTPLTAIKWFSERLFEAVPENLKGDVSGIQKSANSLINLTNLLANLSLTSGKSFAYNFVQLDLNNLIKKLISETSERIKAKNITIPSLPDSTNFVLADEAKIKFVFQTLLDNAINYSKQDGKVSIEISTLDEKDVVVKVTDSGIGIGEKEIKYIFTKFYRTDSSKKADTEGMGIGLFLSQRIVEKHDGKIWVKSEGLEKGSSFFVSLPILKK